Proteins encoded by one window of Leptospira stimsonii:
- a CDS encoding DUF4145 domain-containing protein — MAQDKTGENILLMALGGLIGVAMAQPKNEEKIKLQQFNSYQEEFNHYLSLRNHFFEFLSSREKYFQFQNFLKEVRKKNLKIRVIKKSQILIKDKILQSLMREAQTAFLYDMPRATVILSSTALEYILQKKYNSVSFNEAIEKLYSEKLIRKPHYHFLHGLRSERNEHVHEAPADYNIDDAEMILNLTISLLDILL; from the coding sequence ATGGCGCAAGATAAAACAGGTGAAAATATTCTCTTGATGGCATTAGGGGGATTGATTGGCGTTGCAATGGCCCAACCCAAAAATGAAGAAAAGATTAAACTTCAACAATTTAATAGCTATCAAGAAGAATTTAACCATTATCTTTCGCTTAGAAATCACTTTTTTGAATTTCTAAGTAGCCGAGAGAAATATTTTCAATTTCAGAACTTTCTTAAGGAGGTTCGAAAAAAGAATTTAAAGATTCGAGTAATTAAGAAGAGTCAGATTTTAATTAAAGATAAAATTCTTCAATCACTAATGCGTGAAGCTCAAACAGCATTTTTATATGATATGCCGAGAGCGACAGTTATATTGAGTTCAACGGCACTCGAATACATACTACAAAAGAAATATAACTCTGTTTCGTTTAATGAAGCGATAGAAAAACTTTACAGTGAGAAATTAATTAGAAAACCCCATTATCACTTTTTGCACGGACTACGATCAGAAAGAAATGAACACGTCCACGAGGCACCTGCAGATTATAATATTGACGATGCAGAAATGATTCTAAATTTAACTATTTCACTGTTAGATATTTTGTTATAA
- a CDS encoding type II toxin-antitoxin system RelE/ParE family toxin, with translation MKRIFIHLPDFDLFWKKAGLEDEELKELQEFLLENPKYGPVIKGSNGIRKIRWKKKGIGKSGGIRVFYLDIEEFSVLFLITLLEKNDKENLSKKELTILADLVTSLKELIQSKRERHEKRK, from the coding sequence TTGAAGAGAATATTCATTCACCTTCCAGATTTCGATCTATTTTGGAAGAAAGCCGGACTTGAAGATGAAGAGTTAAAAGAACTTCAAGAGTTTCTTTTAGAAAATCCAAAATACGGTCCTGTAATTAAAGGTTCTAACGGAATAAGAAAGATACGATGGAAAAAGAAAGGAATCGGTAAGAGTGGTGGAATTCGAGTCTTTTATTTGGATATTGAAGAATTCTCAGTATTATTTTTAATAACACTTCTTGAAAAGAACGATAAAGAAAATCTTTCAAAGAAAGAACTTACGATCTTAGCGGATTTAGTAACTTCTCTAAAAGAATTAATTCAATCGAAGAGAGAACGACATGAAAAAAGAAAGTAG
- a CDS encoding helix-turn-helix domain-containing protein, which translates to MKKESSKLFNSLSKGLNEAIEYTKGKKVPGVKAQIIEIQKLPTFKGKEIRNIRTNLHLTQNTFAQALGVSAKTIEAWESGKNIPQGPAQRMLFILKNNSKALNILGIKN; encoded by the coding sequence ATGAAAAAAGAAAGTAGCAAACTATTTAATAGTCTTTCTAAAGGACTTAATGAAGCAATTGAATACACGAAAGGTAAAAAAGTTCCTGGTGTAAAAGCGCAGATTATTGAGATTCAGAAATTACCAACATTTAAAGGTAAAGAAATTAGAAATATCAGGACCAATTTACATCTTACTCAAAATACTTTCGCTCAAGCATTAGGTGTCTCTGCTAAAACAATTGAAGCTTGGGAATCGGGAAAAAACATTCCGCAAGGTCCAGCTCAGAGAATGTTGTTCATTCTTAAAAACAATTCTAAAGCATTAAATATTTTAGGAATTAAAAACTAA
- a CDS encoding GmrSD restriction endonuclease domain-containing protein: MTYESKCIRDIVIENINRDLYLPAIQREYVWDIAMIERLFDSIMSDYPISSFLFWKIKEENKKDWITYRFITDFDFENPHNQEADLSGINKDIFLVLDGQQRLTSLFIGLKGSYTYFYYRKRKEFLYLNILKEPKRDEENPDELTYQFQFRENEAGDNNELWYPVGRILDFLDAEDAKNDIDSLLMTFGDSKKTNAKKLIGQLHSRIHTYKLINFYEEKSQDYDKVVEVFIRANTGGKKLDYSDILLSTATAKWSELNARDELYNFTDDINSIGDGYNFDKDFVLKGSLFLTEELLIQYKVKNFTKANLEKIEKNWENIKSTINQTIHLVSKFGFSRNNLTSSGVLLPIALYISKNNKLNYHLSTNILDVKMQNIIQKWLILSLIKGSFGSSSDSILRKVREVVLSNQNIVTFPYKALNKALVQEPSFSDIELENITQINYKTKYSYLVLSLLYPDRDWKDNVYHEDHIFPKSEFTKTKLKKRGYSELKINNYLKTFNTILNLQLLTNSENLSKNSTSWDQWSLTRDAFFKERHSIPIINDYSFDNYENFIEQRKKIIINKLRNISIE; the protein is encoded by the coding sequence ATGACTTACGAATCAAAATGTATAAGAGATATTGTAATTGAGAATATAAATCGGGACCTGTATTTGCCAGCGATTCAACGAGAATATGTTTGGGATATTGCAATGATAGAAAGGCTCTTTGACTCAATAATGAGCGATTATCCAATTAGCTCTTTCCTTTTTTGGAAGATAAAGGAAGAAAATAAAAAGGATTGGATTACATACAGATTTATCACTGACTTTGACTTTGAGAATCCACATAATCAAGAAGCTGACTTGTCCGGAATTAATAAGGATATTTTTCTTGTTTTAGATGGTCAGCAGAGATTAACATCATTATTCATTGGGTTAAAAGGTTCATATACATACTTCTATTATAGAAAGCGAAAAGAATTTTTATATCTGAATATTCTTAAGGAACCTAAAAGAGATGAGGAAAACCCCGATGAACTAACTTACCAATTTCAATTTCGCGAAAATGAAGCTGGAGATAATAATGAGCTCTGGTATCCTGTAGGTAGAATACTGGATTTTCTTGATGCGGAAGATGCAAAAAATGATATAGATAGTTTATTAATGACCTTTGGTGATAGCAAGAAAACCAATGCTAAAAAATTGATAGGCCAACTCCACTCGAGAATTCATACATATAAGCTCATAAACTTTTATGAGGAAAAATCTCAAGATTATGACAAGGTTGTTGAAGTCTTTATTAGAGCTAATACTGGCGGAAAAAAATTAGATTACTCCGATATACTTCTTTCGACGGCTACAGCTAAATGGAGTGAGCTTAACGCTCGCGATGAATTGTATAATTTCACAGATGATATTAACTCGATCGGGGATGGATATAATTTTGATAAAGATTTTGTATTAAAGGGATCATTATTTCTCACAGAAGAATTATTGATTCAGTATAAAGTGAAAAACTTTACCAAGGCGAACTTGGAAAAGATTGAAAAGAATTGGGAAAATATTAAAAGTACAATTAATCAGACTATCCATCTTGTTTCGAAATTTGGCTTTTCTAGAAATAATCTAACTTCTTCAGGAGTTTTATTGCCTATTGCTCTTTATATCAGCAAAAACAATAAATTAAACTATCATTTATCCACAAATATTTTGGATGTAAAAATGCAAAATATTATTCAGAAATGGCTTATTCTCAGTTTAATCAAAGGAAGCTTTGGAAGCTCTTCTGATTCGATTTTAAGAAAAGTTAGAGAAGTAGTTTTATCTAATCAAAATATCGTAACTTTTCCTTACAAAGCATTAAACAAAGCTCTGGTTCAAGAGCCTTCTTTCTCCGATATCGAACTGGAGAATATTACTCAGATAAACTATAAAACTAAATATTCATATTTAGTTTTATCTCTGCTGTATCCAGACAGAGATTGGAAAGATAATGTTTATCATGAAGATCATATTTTTCCTAAGTCAGAATTTACTAAAACTAAATTGAAAAAAAGGGGATATTCTGAGCTAAAAATTAATAATTACCTTAAAACTTTCAATACCATATTAAATCTTCAGCTATTAACTAATTCTGAGAATCTCTCAAAAAATTCAACATCTTGGGATCAGTGGTCTCTTACAAGAGATGCTTTTTTTAAGGAAAGGCATTCGATCCCAATTATCAATGATTATTCTTTTGATAATTATGAAAATTTTATAGAGCAAAGGAAGAAAATTATTATTAATAAGCTAAGAAATATTTCGATCGAATAA